In a single window of the Carnobacterium gallinarum DSM 4847 genome:
- the der gene encoding ribosome biogenesis GTPase Der, protein MAKPVIAIVGRPNVGKSTIFNRIVGERISIVEDVSGVTRDRIYADAEWLGKEFNVIDTGGIDIGDEPFLEQIKQQAEIAMDEADVIIFITSGRESVTDADENVAKMLYRTKKPVLLAVNKVDNPEMRNDVFDFYALGLGEPYPISGSHGLGLGDLLDAAISHFPEETEEDYDDSVIKFSLIGRPNVGKSSLVNAILGEDRVIVSDIAGTTRDAIDTEFVSADGTEFVMIDTAGMRKRGKVYETTEKYSVLRALRAIERSDVVLVVLDAETGIREQDKKVAGYAHEAGRGIIIVVNKWDTLEKDNSTMKKFEEDIRESFAYLSYAPIVYVSAKTKQRLNTLPDVIERVSMSQNLRIQSAVLNDVIMDAVAMNPTPTDKGKRLKIYYATQVAVKPPTFVIFVNEPEMLHFSYSRFLENRIRDAFTFEGTPIRIIARQRK, encoded by the coding sequence ATGGCAAAACCAGTAATCGCCATTGTGGGTCGTCCAAATGTTGGAAAATCAACTATTTTTAATCGAATTGTTGGTGAAAGAATTTCAATCGTAGAAGACGTATCTGGTGTCACTCGAGATCGCATATATGCAGATGCAGAGTGGTTAGGAAAAGAATTTAATGTTATTGATACAGGTGGTATTGATATCGGAGATGAGCCTTTTTTAGAGCAAATTAAGCAACAAGCTGAAATTGCAATGGATGAGGCAGATGTAATTATTTTTATTACAAGTGGACGTGAAAGTGTAACGGATGCAGATGAAAATGTTGCTAAAATGCTGTACCGTACGAAAAAGCCTGTTCTTTTAGCAGTAAACAAAGTTGATAATCCAGAAATGCGTAATGATGTTTTTGATTTTTATGCATTAGGTTTAGGCGAACCTTATCCAATTTCAGGAAGTCATGGATTAGGATTAGGTGATTTATTAGATGCAGCAATTAGTCACTTCCCGGAAGAAACAGAGGAAGACTATGATGACTCTGTCATTAAATTTAGTTTGATTGGCCGACCTAATGTTGGAAAATCTTCGCTAGTAAATGCTATTTTAGGTGAAGATCGCGTCATTGTTTCAGATATCGCTGGGACAACCCGTGATGCGATTGATACAGAGTTTGTTTCAGCAGATGGAACTGAATTTGTCATGATCGATACTGCCGGTATGCGTAAACGCGGGAAAGTCTATGAAACAACTGAAAAATATAGTGTTTTACGAGCTTTGAGAGCGATTGAACGTTCGGATGTTGTTTTGGTTGTACTTGATGCTGAAACAGGAATTAGAGAGCAAGATAAGAAGGTTGCAGGTTATGCTCATGAAGCAGGTCGTGGAATTATTATCGTTGTGAATAAATGGGATACACTTGAAAAAGACAACAGCACTATGAAGAAATTTGAAGAAGACATTCGTGAATCCTTTGCCTATTTAAGTTATGCACCGATTGTGTATGTTTCAGCGAAGACGAAACAACGTCTAAATACATTACCAGATGTGATTGAACGTGTAAGTATGAGTCAAAACTTACGGATTCAGTCAGCTGTTCTAAATGATGTTATTATGGATGCTGTTGCAATGAACCCAACACCAACGGATAAAGGCAAACGCTTGAAGATTTACTATGCAACACAAGTAGCTGTTAAACCTCCAACGTTTGTTATTTTTGTAAATGAACCAGAAATGCTCCATTTTTCTTATTCACGCTTTTTAGAAAATCGAATTCGTGATGCATTTACTTTTGAAGGAACGCCGATTAGAATCATTGCAAGACAAAGAAAATAG
- a CDS encoding HU family DNA-binding protein, producing MANKAELIESVATSTGLTKKDATAAVDAVFETIQTTLSSGEKVQLIGFGNFEVRERAARKGRNPQTGEEIQIAASKVPAFKPGKALKDAVK from the coding sequence ATGGCTAACAAAGCAGAATTAATCGAAAGCGTTGCAACTTCAACAGGTTTAACTAAAAAAGATGCAACTGCAGCAGTTGATGCAGTATTTGAAACTATCCAAACTACTTTAAGTTCTGGAGAAAAAGTTCAATTAATCGGTTTTGGTAACTTTGAAGTGCGCGAACGTGCTGCACGTAAAGGTCGTAACCCTCAAACAGGGGAAGAAATCCAAATCGCTGCAAGCAAAGTACCTGCATTCAAACCAGGTAAAGCTCTTAAAGACGCAGTTAAATAA